A window of Cucurbita pepo subsp. pepo cultivar mu-cu-16 chromosome LG06, ASM280686v2, whole genome shotgun sequence contains these coding sequences:
- the LOC111796501 gene encoding LRR receptor-like serine/threonine-protein kinase ERECTA, with protein sequence MAFPVELVILGFLFCATIGAVDSDDGASLLDIKKSFRDVDNVLYDWTSSPSSDYCIWRGVTCDNDTLNVISLNLSGLNLDGEISPSVGNLKGLQTLDLRGNSLSGQIPDEIGDCSSLTNLDLSFNKIYGDIPFSISKLKQLEMLVLKNNRLIGPIPSTLSQIPNLKVLDLAQNNLSGEIPRLIYWNEVLQYLGLRGNNLVGALSPDMCQLTGLWYFDVRNNSLTGSIPQTIGNCTAFQVLDLSYNHLTGEIPFNIGFLQVATLSLQGNQLSGPIPPVIGLMQALAVLDLSCNMLSGPIPSILGNLTYTEKLYLHSNKLTGSIPAELGNMTKLHYLELNDNHLTGNIPAELGKLTDLFDLNVANNNLEGPIPDNLSSCTNLNSLNVHGNKLNGTIPPSFERLESMTYLNLSSNVLRGPIPVELSRIGNLDTLDISNNKISSTISSSFGDLEHLLKLNLSRNQLTGSIPAEFGNLRSVMQIDISHNQLSGIIPQELSQLQNLFSLRLENNNLSGDVTSLISCLSLTELNVSYNNLGGDIPTSNNFSRFSSDSFLGNLALCGYWNSNNYPCHVAQTTERVTISKAVILGIALGVIAILLMILLTVCRPNNTIPFPDGSLDKPVTYSTPKLVMLHMNMALHVYEDIMRMTENLSEKYIIGYGASSTVYKCVLKNCKPVAIKKLYSHQPHSMKGFETELQTVGSIKHRNLVSLQGYSLSPSGNLLFYDYMENGSLWDHLHCSSSTRKKKLDWDTRLNIAHGAAQGLSYLHHDCSPRIIHRDVKSSNILLDKDFEAHLTDFGIAKSLCTSKTYTSTYIMGTIGYIDPEYARTSRLTEKSDVYSFGIVLLELLTGRKAVDNESNLHQLILSKAANNAVMETVDPEITATCKDLGAVKKAFQLALLCTKRQPSDRPTMHEVTRVIESLLPSATVPKQTPTMPPSAKSPCYRDEYTNLKTPHVLNCPSMSTSDAQLFLKFGEVISQNSE encoded by the exons ATGGCATTTCCCGTCGAGCTCGTTATTCTGGGTTTTCTCTTCTGTGCTACCATCGGCGCGGTGGACTCCGATGATG GAGCATCGTTGTTGGACATAAAGAAATCATTCAGGGATGTTGATAATGTTCTATATGATTGGACAAGCTCACCTTCATCAGACTATTGTATATGGAGAGGTGTCACCTGCGACAATGACACTCTCAATGTCATATCTCT TAATCTTTCAGGCCTCAATCTTGATGGGGAAATTTCTCCTTCAGTCGGCAACCTCAAGGGCCTGCAAACCTT GGATTTGAGGGGGAATAGCCTTTCTGGGCAAATCCCAGATGAGATTGGTGACTGTTCTTCATTAACAAATCT GGACTTAtcgtttaataaaatatatggagACATACCCTTTTCCATATCGAAATTGAAGCAGCTGGAAATGCT TGTTCTGAAGAACAATCGACTCATTGGTCCGATCCCATCGACATTATCTCAGATTCCAAACTTGAAGGTTTT AGATCTAGCACAGAACAATCTCAGCGGGGAAATTCCAAGACTAATTTACTGGAATGAAGTGTTGCAATATCT TGGTCTGCGCGGCAACAATTTGGTGGGCGCGCTGTCTCCAGATATGTGTCAGCTCACTGGCTTATGGTATTT TGATGTGAGAAACAACAGTTTAACAGGCAGCATACCTCAAACCATAGGCAACTGCACAGCCTTCCAGGTCTT AGACCTGTCGTATAATCATCTCACTGGAGAGATACCATTCAACATTGGTTTTCTTCAAGTTGCCACGTT GTCCCTGCAGGGTAATCAGCTATCAGGTCCCATCCCACCGGTAATCGGTCTGATGCAGGCGCTTGCCGTGCT AGATTTGAGCTGCAACATGTTATCTGGTCCAATCCCTTCTATCTTAGGGAATTTGACTTATACTGAGAAACT GTACTTGCATAGCAACAAACTCACCGGGTCCATCCCGGCCGAGCTCGGGAATATGACAAAGCTCCATTATCT GGAACTGAATGATAATCATCTAACTGGGAATATTCCAGCCGAGCTCGGGAAACTCACCGATTTGTTCGATCT AAACGTTGCTAATAACAATCTTGAAGGACCTATCCCTGATAATCTTAGCTCTTGCACAAATCTCAACAGCCT AAATGTTCATGGAAACAAGTTGAATGGAACTATCCCGCCGTCTTTCGAGAGGCTAGAGAGTATGACGTACTT GAATCTCTCCTCTAATGTTCTACGAGGTCCTATTCCAGTCGAGCTATCTCGCATTGGCAATCTCGATACGCT AGACATctcaaataacaaaattagCAGCACGATTTCTTCATCGTTTGGCGATCTCGAACATCTCCTAAAGCT GAATTTAAGTAGGAATCAATTAACGGGGTCTATTCCAGCTGAATTTGGCAATCTAAGGAGTGTAATGCAAAT AGATATTTCACACAATCAGCTCTCTGGGATCATTCCTCAAGAACTGAGTCAACTTCAAAATCTGTTCTCCTT GAGACTTGAAAACAACAATTTATCGGGGGACGTGACGTCGCTGATTAGCTGCCTAAGCCTTACCGAATT AAACGTATCTTACAACAATCTGGGTGGTGATATTCCCACAAGCAACAACTTTTCTAGGTTCTCGTCTGACAG TTTTCTTGGAAATCTTGCTCTATGTGGATATTGGAATAGCAACAACTATCCCTGTCATGTGGCTCAGACGACAGAGCGAG TGACAATATCTAAAGCTGTTATCCTGGGAATTGCTCTTGGTGTCATTGCGATCCTTCTGATGATCCTTCTAACAGTGTGCCGTCCAAACAACACAATACCTTTTCCAGATGGATCACTTGATAAACCAG TTACTTACTCAACTCCCAAGCTAGTGATGCTTCACATGAACATGGCACTTCACGTGTATGAGGATATTATGAGGATGACTGAAAATTTGAGTGAAAAGTACATTATTGGATATGGAGCTTCAAGCACAGTCTACAAATGTGTACTCAAGAACTGCAAACCTGTGGCTATCAAGAAGCTCTACTCTCACCAGCCACATAGCATGAAGGGATTCGAGACCGAACTCCAAACCGTGGGTAGCATCAAGCACAGAAATCTGGTCAGCCTCCAAGGATATTCCTTATCTCCCTCTGGGAATCTCCTCTTCTATGACTACATGGAAAACGGCAGTCTTTGGGATCATCTGCATT GCTCTAGCTCTACCAGGAAGAAAAAGCTGGACTGGGACACTCGGCTCAATATTGCACATGGAGCAGCTCAAGGGCTATCATATCTACACCATGATTGTAGCCCTCGCATTATCCACAGGGATGTCAAGTCATCAAACATTCTGCTAGACAAGGATTTTGAAGCTCATCTCACTGATTTCGGTATTGCCAAGAGTTTATGTACCTCGAAGACTTATACGTCCACTTACATCATGGGAACTATTGGATACATTGATCCGGAGTATGCTCGTACTTCCCGACTTACTGAAAAGTCCGATGTTTACAGCTTTGGCATTGTGTTACTTGAATTGCTCACAGGAAGGAAAGCTGTGGACAATGAATCAAATCTCCACCAATTG ATCTTATCAAAAGCAGCCAACAATGCTGTAATGGAGACAGTTGATCCTGAAATAACTGCAACTTGCAAGGACCTTGGAGCTGTAAAGAAGGCGTTTCAGCTTGCTCTCCTTTGCACCAAGAGGCAGCCATCCGATCGACCGACGATGCACGAAGTAACGCGCGTCATTGAGAGTCTTCTGCCCTCTGCCACAGTGCCAAAACAAACACCAACCATGCCCCCATCTGCAAAATCCCCTTGCTACAGGGACGAGTATACAAATCTAAAAACGCCGCACGTGCTGAACTGCCCATCCATGAGCACGTCAGATGCCCAGCTTTTCCTCAAGTTTGGAGAGGTTATATCACAAAACAGTGAGTAA
- the LOC111796502 gene encoding copper-transporting ATPase PAA2, chloroplastic, producing the protein MAADLARLSLWPHQRQFFHSVSKSQASLFDSRPGFLPIRHRPQSLVRKQYPRRFGRCLGHRFVVSNTLDAELRAQNTILQQERRDESSVLLDVSGMMCGACVSRVKSIISSDDRVDSVVVNMLTETAAIRLKSDEVGAEVGSAVNVAESLARRLTDCGFPTVLRNSEVGVAENVRKWKEMVEKKGKMLVKSRNRVAIAWTLVALCCGSHASHILHTFGIHIHHGPVMEILHNSYAKGCFALVALLGPGRELLFDGLRAFRKGSPNMNSLVGFGAVAAFIISAVSLLNPELDWDASFFDEPVMLLGFVLLGRSLEERARAKASSDMNELLSLISSHSRLVITPSEGNSSTDDVLCSDAMCIQVSTDDIRVGDSVLVLPGETIPVDGKVLAGRSVVDESMLTGESLPVFKEAGLIVSAGTVNWDGPLRIEASSTGLNSTISKIVRMVEDAQGHEAPIQRLADSIAGPFVYTVLTLSAATFAFWYCFGTHIFPDVLMNDIAGPDGDPLLLSLKLSVDVLVVSCPCALGLATPTAILVGTSLGARRGLLIRGGDVLERLAGIDCVALDKTGTLTEGKPTVSSVVSFVYGEAEILQVAAAVEKTASHPIARAIIDKAESLNLTIPGTTGQLVEPGFGSFANVNGRLVAVGSLEWVNDRFEQKASTSDLKNLEHSVFQSLEWISSSNNSKTVVYVGREGEGIIGAIVISDRLRYDAESTVNRLQKKGIRTVLLSGDREEAVASVANSVGIEKEFVHSSLTPQNKSDLISTLKTAGHRVAMVGDGINDAPSLASSDVGIALQLEAHENAASNAASILLLGNRISQLVDAMELAQATMSKVYQNLSWAIAYNAVAIPIAAGVLLPGFDFAMTPSLSGGLMALSSIFVVTNSLLLQIHAPKEPQKST; encoded by the exons ATGGCGGCCGATTTAGCGCGGCTCTCTCTATGGCCTCACCAGAGGCAGTTCTTTCACTCCGTCTCTAAATCTCAGGCTTCTTTGTTCGACTCTAGGCCTGGATTTCTCCCCATACGGCATCGACCTCAGAGTTTAGTACGGAAACAGTATCCACGTCGTTTTGGAAGATGCTTGGGGCATCGTTTCGTTGTTTCGAATACTCTTGATGCCGAACTTCGAGCTCAGAACACGATTCTTCAACAGGAGCGGCGGGATGAGTCTTCTGTTCTTCTTGATGTCTCTGGAATGATGTGTGGTGCATGCGTCTCCCGAGTCAAATCCATTATCTCGTCCGACGACCGAGTTGACTCTGTGGTGGTTAATATGTTGACTGAGACAGCAGCGATTCGGTTGAAATCGGATGAAGTTGGCGCGGAGGTTGGTTCTGCGGTGAATGTGGCGGAGAGTCTGGCGCGAAGACTGACGGATTGTGGCTTTCCGACGGTTTTGAGGAATTCGGAGGTTGGAGTGGCGGAGAATGtgagaaaatggaaggagatggttgagaaaaaaggaaaaatgctGGTTAAGAGTAGGAATCGAGTGGCTATTGCTTGGACTTTGGTTGCCTTATGCTGTGGCTCACACGCATCGCATATCTTGCACACTTTTGGGATTCACATCCACCACG GACCAGTGATGGAGATACTTCATAACTCGTATGCGAAGGGTTGTTTTGCTTTGGTTGCTCTTTTAGGACCAGGACGAG AACTACTCTTTGACGGTCTGAGGGCATTCAGGAAGGGATCACCTAATATGAACTCTCTTGTGGGTTTTGGGGCAGTTGCTGCATTTATTATCAGTGCG GTCTCActtcttaatcctgagctagaCTGGGATGCCTCATTTTTTGATGAGCCG GTCATGCTTCTTGGTTTTGTGCTTCTTGGGCGCTCTCTGGAGGAAAGAGCAAGGGCTAAGGCCTCTAGTGATATGAATGAGCTTTTA TCGTTGATCTCTTCCCATTCACGACTTGTGATTACTCCATCAGAAGGCAATTCCTCTACAGATGATGTGCTTTGCTCGGATGCAATGTGCATTCAGGTGTCTACCGATGACATTCGGGTTGGAGACTCGGTTTTAGTTTTGCCTGGAGAGACTATTCCTGTGGAT GGAAAGGTTCTTGCGGGAAGAAGTGTTGTAGATGAATCAATGCTTACTGGGGAATCTCTACCTGTATTTAAGGAAGCAGGCCTTATCGTCTCAGCTGGAACTGTGAACTGG GATGGCCCTTTGAGAATTGAAGCTTCTTCTACTGGCTTGAACTCAACAATCTCCAAGATTGTGAGAATG GTTGAGGATGCGCAAGGCCATGAAGCTCCAATACAAAGGCTTGCCGATTCCATAGCTGGGCCATTTGTGTACACTGTATTAACTCTCTCAGCGGCAACATTTGCATTTTG GTACTGCTTTGGTACCCATATCTTTCCCGATGTTTTGATGAATGATATTGCTGGACCAGATGGAGACCCCTTGCTTTTGAGCTTGAAACTTTCAGTTGATGTCTTG GTAGTTTCTTGTCCATGTGCACTTGGACTGGCCACTCCCACAGCAATTCTAGTTGGCACCTCCCTTG GGGCTCGACGAGGACTTCTAATAAGAGGAGGAGATGTATTGGAACGCCTGGCAGGCATAGATTGTGTTGCTTTGGACAAG ACAGGAACACTTACTGAAGGAAAGCCTACAGTTTCTTCTGTGGTTTCGTTTGTTTATGGAGAAGCAGAAATACTTCAAGTTGCTGCTGCAGTGGAGAAAACTGCTTCACATCCCATTGCAAGAGCTATCATAGATAAAGCAGAATCTTTGAATTTGACCATTCCAGGCACAACAGGGCAGTTGGTAGAACCTGGCTTCGGATCTTTTGCCAATGTAAATGGGCGACTAGTTGCAGTTGGTTCATTAGAATGGGTTAATGATCGATTTGAGCAAAAAGCAAGTACCTCTGATCTCAAGAATCTCGAGCATTCTGTGTTTCAGTCATTAGAGTGGATATCAtcttcaaataattcaaaaacagTTGTTTACGTTGGGCGCGAAGGAGAGGGCATCATTGGTGCTATTGTAATATCTGATCGGTTGCGCTATGATGCTGAATCCACTGTTAATag GCTCCAGAAGAAGGGAATCAGAACGGTCCTCTTATCTGGAGACAGGGAAGAGGCAGTTGCAAGTGTAGCCAATTCAGTTGGAATAGAAAAGGAATTTGTTCACTCATCTTTGACTCCTCAAAACAAATCTGACCTTATTTCCACTCTGAAAACTGCTGGACATCGAGTTGCTATG GTTGGTGATGGCATAAATGATGCACCATCTTTGGCTTCTTCGGATGTTGGGATCGCTCTGCAGCTTGAAGCACATGAAAATGCTGCTTCGAATGCCGCATCCATTTTACTTCTTGGAAATAGAATATCTCAG CTTGTTGACGCAATGGAACTTGCACAAGCAACAATGTCTAAGGTGTACCAAAATTTGTCGTGGGCAATAGCTTACAATGCCGTTGCCATTCCAATTGCTGCTGGAGTGCTGCTCCCAGGATTTGACTTTGCAATGACTCCTTCCCTTTCAG GTGGTCTTATGGCTTTAAGTTCAATATTCGTGGTCACCAACTCATTACTTCTGCAGATCCATGCCCCCAAAGAACCTCAAAAATCTACCTGA